One Pirellulales bacterium genomic region harbors:
- a CDS encoding DUF2183 domain-containing protein, which translates to MSWLLTIAIMCQMVENKSPIAKDETVCFFPTYATQSADGTKWQFRVHGWIFEAETESLKRRALLTGLEQVFGVDEDATASEIFRSRMAPFLVDNERGKKISIQIGERQLVTGVSNENGHFETSVTLPAPEVDRLRSHGTASRLSTKGPFAQLVFEAVMPFGDTRHFKGEVILIPPTGVSVISDIDDTIKITGVGKGKKLIENTLFKPFEPVPGMAEVYRRWADDGAAFHYVTASPWQLYEPLRSFCGSKFFPAGTWDMKLFRWKDSTAFDLLKSAEHYKPAIIERILADFPKRTFVLVGDSGERDPEIYGAIARKHPRQLERILIRSVTADRADGERYKAAFADLPADRWQVFERSDQIAEIQ; encoded by the coding sequence ATGTCCTGGCTGCTCACCATTGCGATCATGTGCCAGATGGTCGAGAACAAATCGCCGATTGCCAAGGACGAAACCGTGTGTTTCTTCCCGACCTATGCCACGCAGTCGGCTGACGGCACAAAATGGCAGTTTCGCGTACACGGGTGGATTTTTGAGGCGGAAACCGAATCGCTGAAACGCCGTGCATTGCTGACAGGATTGGAGCAGGTATTCGGCGTGGATGAGGACGCAACCGCATCCGAGATCTTCCGCTCTCGAATGGCGCCGTTTCTCGTCGACAATGAGCGCGGCAAGAAAATCAGCATCCAGATCGGCGAACGCCAGCTTGTGACAGGAGTATCCAATGAGAATGGGCACTTCGAAACAAGCGTTACGCTTCCCGCACCTGAAGTTGACCGTCTTCGATCCCACGGTACTGCGTCGCGACTGTCGACGAAGGGACCATTCGCCCAACTGGTTTTTGAAGCCGTGATGCCGTTCGGGGACACGCGGCACTTCAAAGGGGAAGTGATCTTGATCCCACCAACCGGCGTTTCAGTCATTTCCGACATTGACGATACGATCAAAATCACCGGAGTCGGCAAGGGCAAGAAATTGATTGAGAACACGCTTTTCAAGCCATTCGAGCCAGTGCCAGGCATGGCGGAAGTGTATCGCCGGTGGGCAGACGACGGCGCGGCATTCCATTATGTGACCGCCAGCCCCTGGCAACTCTATGAGCCACTTCGCTCTTTTTGTGGGTCGAAATTCTTTCCAGCCGGCACTTGGGACATGAAGTTGTTCCGCTGGAAAGACTCGACGGCATTTGACCTGCTGAAATCGGCAGAGCACTACAAGCCGGCGATTATCGAACGGATTTTGGCGGATTTTCCGAAACGAACGTTTGTGTTGGTGGGCGATTCCGGAGAGCGCGACCCAGAGATTTATGGAGCGATTGCCCGCAAGCATCCGCGGCAGCTCGAACGGATCCTCATTCGCAGTGTCACGGCGGATCGGGCGGACGGCGAACGATACAAAGCAGCGTTCGCCGACTTGCCCGCGGATCGGTGGCAGGTTTTTGAAAGATCGGACCAAATCGCGGAAATTCAATAA
- a CDS encoding glycosyltransferase, protein MNSSLSLLLPVHNSQATLQFNVQRVVEILPDLTHRFEVLIVDDGSTDATCEVAYELARDYPQIRVNRFARSLGWATTVAAKAPETRGEFLMIHSGGELKVDDVVGLWRLRKGIAEAARLSQSKRGGKLWRFDPQAETSIVQAGAPEAVRSVGQLGIHARAPGSNLLMVHRQQVGELKKSLAALPDIGWPALQPSAKSRVGHPIKRPSFLSRAKQFALGE, encoded by the coding sequence GTGAATTCCTCGTTGAGTCTATTGTTGCCGGTCCACAATTCGCAGGCCACATTGCAGTTCAATGTGCAACGTGTGGTCGAGATCTTACCCGATCTCACTCATCGCTTCGAAGTGCTAATCGTCGATGACGGCTCGACCGACGCAACTTGCGAGGTCGCATACGAGCTGGCCCGTGATTATCCGCAAATTCGCGTCAACCGCTTCGCACGGTCTCTCGGCTGGGCAACCACGGTCGCGGCAAAAGCCCCCGAAACTCGCGGCGAATTTCTAATGATCCACAGTGGCGGGGAACTGAAGGTGGACGATGTCGTTGGGCTATGGCGATTGCGGAAGGGAATTGCCGAAGCGGCAAGATTGAGTCAATCCAAGCGGGGCGGAAAGCTGTGGCGGTTCGATCCTCAGGCGGAGACGAGCATTGTGCAGGCCGGCGCTCCTGAAGCCGTCCGTTCCGTGGGCCAGCTTGGGATACATGCCCGTGCGCCAGGGTCGAACTTGCTCATGGTGCATCGGCAGCAAGTGGGCGAATTGAAAAAGTCATTGGCCGCGCTGCCCGACATTGGCTGGCCGGCCTTGCAGCCATCCGCGAAAAGCCGCGTCGGCCACCCCATCAAGCGGCCGAGCTTTCTGAGCCGCGCCAAGCAGTTTGCGCTCGGCGAGTAG
- a CDS encoding DUF1552 domain-containing protein, translated as MTSRPLRKADGIAKHHSNFNRRTFLHGVGACLALPAFESIVVPSADAATLTTNGYAVTATGAPLRMAFLYIPNGVIQDAWWPSGGRVDFEFNETMKPLESLKQYVQVLGGLDHLNATAGPDGAGDHARANGTFLTGVRVRKTAGADIHAGVSIDQVAAGQAGHLTRFSSLELSCEPARRSGNCDNGYSCAYQFNLAWRSPTTPLAPEVNPRLVFERLFGGGSHEQRTQNFKLRQQQARSILDFVMTDAVKLQAKLSGRDRDKLDEYLTSVREIEKRLERMEKLGVPQNPGVELPTANPADFKQHMRLMFSMIALAFETDSTRIATLLLAHDGSNRSFKEIGVSEGHHELSHHQGNREKIDKIAKIDAFYMEQFAWFLSKLQQSKDIDGQSILHNSMIVYGGGNADGNRHSHDNLPVILAGAGGGSLTPGRFIRHGGRPMSNLYLSMIDRMGVEGIERFGDSTGRLTDI; from the coding sequence ATGACCAGCCGCCCACTGCGAAAAGCTGATGGAATTGCCAAACACCACAGCAACTTCAATCGGCGAACATTTCTTCATGGTGTTGGCGCTTGTCTGGCTCTTCCCGCGTTTGAATCGATCGTTGTGCCGTCGGCTGACGCTGCGACGCTGACGACCAACGGGTATGCCGTCACAGCCACAGGTGCTCCGCTACGGATGGCGTTTCTCTATATTCCCAACGGCGTCATCCAGGATGCTTGGTGGCCATCTGGCGGAAGAGTCGATTTTGAGTTCAACGAGACCATGAAACCGCTGGAATCGCTGAAGCAGTACGTTCAGGTCTTGGGAGGACTCGATCACCTCAACGCTACCGCTGGGCCCGATGGCGCCGGTGACCACGCCCGCGCGAACGGCACGTTTCTTACGGGAGTGCGCGTGCGCAAGACGGCCGGTGCCGATATTCACGCCGGCGTCTCGATCGACCAGGTGGCCGCCGGGCAAGCCGGACATCTGACGCGGTTCTCGTCGCTGGAACTATCGTGCGAGCCGGCCCGACGCTCCGGCAATTGTGACAACGGCTATTCTTGCGCCTACCAATTCAATCTGGCTTGGCGCTCGCCGACGACGCCGCTCGCACCCGAAGTCAATCCGCGACTGGTGTTCGAGCGGCTGTTTGGCGGCGGCTCGCACGAGCAACGAACGCAGAATTTCAAATTGCGCCAGCAGCAAGCTCGATCGATTCTCGATTTTGTGATGACTGACGCCGTGAAATTGCAAGCCAAGCTTTCCGGCCGCGACCGCGACAAGCTCGATGAATATCTGACCAGCGTCCGCGAGATTGAAAAACGACTCGAGCGAATGGAAAAGTTAGGCGTGCCTCAGAATCCGGGCGTCGAATTGCCGACGGCCAATCCAGCCGACTTCAAGCAGCACATGCGATTGATGTTCAGCATGATCGCGCTGGCGTTCGAGACCGATTCGACACGGATCGCGACGCTATTGCTGGCGCATGACGGCAGCAATCGCAGTTTCAAGGAAATCGGCGTCAGCGAAGGGCATCACGAACTGTCGCACCATCAAGGCAATCGCGAAAAGATCGACAAGATTGCCAAGATCGACGCCTTCTACATGGAACAGTTTGCCTGGTTTTTGAGCAAGCTCCAGCAGTCGAAGGATATCGACGGCCAATCGATCCTGCACAATTCGATGATCGTCTACGGCGGCGGCAATGCCGACGGCAACCGCCACAGCCACGACAATTTGCCGGTGATCCTCGCCGGTGCCGGTGGCGGCTCGCTCACTCCGGGCCGCTTCATCCGCCATGGCGGCCGACCGATGTCGAACTTATACCTGAGCATGATCGATCGGATGGGCGTCGAAGGCATCGAGCGCTTCGGCGATTCGACCGGCCGCTTGACTGACATTTAG
- a CDS encoding sugar phosphate isomerase/epimerase — MPGLTFPKLHNAMWPGLVGKEPDTDHPPISLDRMLELTSAATVNGQKFEGVDLFLFHPHTDPDASHDAIRAMADKIAAKGLAVGSLVAPVWPGTVGDSAMGDEAARKKFVLAVEKACRIAQVLNKHGVRKYGVIRIDSADGPTNWTKDPHGNTKKIAETFQAAAKVAKNYGERLAAEGEICWAGMHSWRDMVNLLEAVDMPDTVGFQADLAHTYLYLLGYNAPEHALLKAGYTDAEFAAAYEKMTSALRPWTIDFHVAQNDGSVHGTGSHDKTGRHCPADDPNGKLDIVKCSGYWLKDADKRGIKHICWDGCMFPNAMLETQETWDKILEVMIKVREAIGW; from the coding sequence ATGCCAGGTCTCACGTTTCCAAAACTTCATAACGCCATGTGGCCGGGGTTGGTTGGCAAGGAACCCGATACGGACCATCCGCCGATCAGCCTGGATCGAATGTTGGAACTCACGTCGGCCGCTACGGTGAACGGGCAGAAGTTCGAGGGGGTCGATCTGTTTCTGTTCCATCCCCACACCGATCCGGACGCAAGCCATGATGCGATTCGCGCGATGGCCGACAAGATCGCCGCGAAGGGTCTGGCCGTCGGTTCGCTTGTTGCGCCGGTTTGGCCAGGGACGGTCGGCGACTCGGCCATGGGAGACGAAGCGGCTCGCAAGAAGTTTGTGCTGGCGGTCGAAAAGGCTTGCCGAATTGCCCAGGTGCTCAACAAACATGGCGTGCGGAAGTATGGAGTAATTCGGATCGACTCGGCCGACGGGCCGACAAATTGGACGAAGGATCCACACGGGAATACGAAGAAAATCGCCGAGACATTCCAGGCGGCAGCGAAAGTTGCCAAGAACTACGGCGAGCGGCTCGCGGCCGAAGGAGAAATCTGCTGGGCAGGAATGCACTCGTGGCGCGACATGGTTAACTTGCTGGAAGCGGTGGACATGCCCGACACGGTTGGCTTTCAGGCCGACTTGGCTCACACCTATCTTTACTTGCTCGGTTACAACGCCCCCGAGCACGCACTGCTCAAAGCTGGTTACACCGACGCCGAGTTCGCGGCGGCTTACGAAAAGATGACGAGCGCCCTGAGGCCGTGGACGATCGACTTCCACGTGGCCCAAAACGACGGCAGCGTTCACGGCACCGGCAGCCACGACAAAACCGGCCGGCATTGCCCCGCGGATGATCCGAATGGGAAGCTCGACATCGTGAAATGCTCCGGCTACTGGCTGAAAGACGCCGACAAGCGAGGCATCAAGCACATCTGCTGGGACGGCTGCATGTTCCCGAATGCGATGCTGGAAACGCAGGAAACTTGGGACAAGATTTTGGAAGTGATGATCAAGGTTCGCGAGGCAATCGGCTGGTAA
- a CDS encoding DUF1592 domain-containing protein — MILAINLTATLPCSAADEHPLSNFEIAIRPILAKYCYDCHGNGEKSGHVAFDELQSAASKPGVPGSPELWSKVLSNVRAGLMPAEGSPKLNPDELKTLERWIKFVALGIDPDNPDPGRVTIRRLNRNEYRRSIRELTDFPFKSDDELPPDDTGYGFDNNGDVLSISPLLMEKYMQAAEQIVAASVPSKPPVNADDRQAWKSYRRFFTKDEPPESADERRHYSREILERFAGRAFRRPVDDATVVRLQDLAESIYSQPGKRFEEGVALAMVAVLASPQFLFRVEQPEPQADGDKPTAFPLIDEYSLASRLSYFLWSTMPDDELLRLAERRELRMKLREQVLRMMKDERFGVFSRYFVGQWLQARDVEGTAIDHRAIAAREDEAARALLRKLHDFQRRNVDFKERQLVRNQLDRLNPPEFTRELREAMRLETEMAFSYVVDNDRSVLELIDADYTFVNDALAKHYGLPPVEGRAMRRVDLPANSPRGGVLTQGTMLVVTSNPTRTSPVKRGLFILDNLLGAPPPPPPANLPPLEASQDGHGGKELSMRELLAVHRSKPLCNSCHSRMDPLGMGLENFNAMGRWRDNDLDEPVDAAGELITGEHFSDIRELKKILVTGHRLEFYRTLTEKLLTFALGRGVTYLDTDTVDTIVEKLEQSGGRFSELLFGIIESVPFQKSRTVGKPNGR; from the coding sequence TTGATTCTTGCAATCAATCTGACGGCAACTCTTCCCTGCTCCGCCGCTGACGAGCATCCGCTGTCGAATTTCGAAATAGCCATTCGGCCGATTCTTGCAAAGTATTGCTACGATTGCCACGGAAATGGTGAAAAATCGGGGCACGTCGCTTTCGACGAATTGCAATCCGCGGCCAGCAAGCCAGGCGTTCCTGGGTCGCCGGAGCTTTGGTCGAAAGTGCTCAGCAATGTTCGCGCTGGGCTAATGCCCGCCGAAGGAAGCCCGAAGCTGAATCCCGATGAACTCAAGACGCTTGAGCGTTGGATCAAGTTCGTCGCGCTGGGAATCGACCCCGACAATCCCGACCCCGGCCGCGTTACGATCCGCCGGCTCAACCGCAATGAATATCGTCGCTCGATTCGTGAGCTAACCGATTTTCCGTTCAAGTCGGACGACGAGTTGCCTCCGGACGACACGGGATACGGCTTCGACAACAACGGCGATGTGCTGTCGATCTCGCCGTTGCTGATGGAAAAGTATATGCAGGCGGCCGAGCAGATCGTCGCCGCCTCGGTGCCGTCGAAGCCGCCGGTGAATGCGGATGATCGCCAGGCATGGAAAAGCTATCGCCGCTTCTTTACGAAGGACGAGCCGCCTGAATCGGCCGACGAACGTCGCCATTATTCGCGCGAAATCCTCGAACGGTTCGCCGGCAGGGCTTTCCGTCGGCCAGTCGATGATGCGACTGTCGTTCGACTGCAAGACCTTGCCGAATCGATCTACAGCCAGCCGGGCAAACGCTTCGAGGAAGGCGTCGCACTGGCCATGGTCGCGGTGCTGGCTTCGCCGCAATTTTTGTTCCGCGTCGAACAGCCGGAGCCACAGGCCGACGGCGACAAGCCGACTGCATTTCCGCTGATCGATGAATACTCGCTGGCCTCTCGCCTTTCGTATTTTCTCTGGTCCACCATGCCGGACGATGAGTTGCTACGGCTGGCCGAACGGCGCGAGCTTCGGATGAAACTGCGCGAACAAGTGCTACGAATGATGAAGGACGAGCGGTTCGGCGTGTTTAGCCGCTACTTCGTCGGCCAATGGCTGCAAGCTCGCGACGTGGAAGGCACAGCCATCGATCACCGGGCCATCGCAGCCCGAGAAGACGAAGCAGCCCGCGCACTGCTGCGAAAACTCCACGATTTCCAACGTCGCAACGTCGATTTCAAAGAGCGTCAACTGGTGCGAAATCAGTTGGATCGCCTTAACCCTCCAGAATTCACTAGAGAATTGCGCGAGGCGATGCGGCTGGAGACGGAAATGGCCTTTTCGTACGTTGTCGATAACGATCGCAGTGTGCTTGAGTTGATCGATGCCGACTATACCTTCGTCAATGATGCGCTGGCCAAGCATTATGGCCTGCCGCCCGTCGAAGGGCGAGCCATGCGGCGAGTCGATTTGCCCGCTAATAGCCCGCGCGGCGGCGTGTTGACGCAAGGCACGATGCTGGTCGTCACGTCCAATCCCACCCGGACTTCACCGGTGAAACGCGGCCTGTTTATCCTCGACAATCTCTTGGGTGCGCCACCACCGCCGCCACCGGCCAATTTGCCTCCGCTGGAAGCGTCTCAGGATGGCCACGGCGGGAAGGAACTTTCGATGCGCGAGTTGCTCGCAGTCCATCGCAGCAAGCCGCTGTGTAATTCTTGCCATTCGCGAATGGACCCGTTGGGCATGGGCTTGGAAAACTTCAATGCCATGGGCCGTTGGCGCGACAACGATCTCGACGAGCCAGTCGATGCTGCTGGCGAGTTAATCACCGGCGAGCATTTCAGCGACATTCGCGAACTGAAGAAGATTCTGGTCACGGGCCATCGCCTCGAATTCTATCGAACGTTGACGGAGAAGCTGCTAACTTTTGCCTTGGGCCGCGGTGTCACGTATTTGGACACCGACACGGTTGATACCATAGTAGAAAAGCTCGAACAGAGCGGCGGCCGGTTCTCCGAATTGTTGTTCGGTATTATCGAATCGGTTCCGTTTCAGAAATCAAGAACAGTTGGCAAACCAAACGGACGGTGA
- a CDS encoding Gfo/Idh/MocA family oxidoreductase produces MSKPLSIGMIGYGFMGRAHSNAYRRVSNFFDLEYRPVLKAVCARDAEKAKAFADTWGYESIETDWRKLLARNDIDAVDICTPNYLHKEIAIAAAQAGKMILCEKPLAMNSAEGEEMCQAVEKAGVANTVWYNYRRIPAVTFAKQLIDAGKLGRIFHYRANFLQDWTISADLPQGGQGLWRLDAAAAGSGVTGDLLEHCIDTAIWLNGGVADVSAMTETFIKERKHNLTGKVESVGIDDACAFLCHFKNSSLGLFESTRYARGHKALYTFEINGEHASIKWDLHDLHRLQWFDHRDEGPLRGWRSIHITDGDHPYMSHWWVPGLQIGYEHSFVHQVADFLEALSNNKPCSPTFREALETQKICDAVLASAKSGVWTDVK; encoded by the coding sequence ATGTCAAAGCCGTTGAGCATCGGCATGATCGGCTACGGCTTTATGGGCCGGGCTCATTCGAATGCTTATCGCAGAGTAAGCAACTTTTTTGACCTCGAATATCGGCCGGTGCTGAAGGCCGTTTGTGCTCGCGATGCTGAAAAGGCGAAGGCGTTTGCCGACACCTGGGGCTACGAATCGATCGAGACCGATTGGCGGAAGTTGTTGGCGCGGAACGATATCGACGCGGTCGATATCTGCACGCCGAACTATTTGCACAAAGAGATTGCGATTGCCGCCGCACAAGCCGGGAAGATGATCCTCTGCGAAAAGCCCCTGGCGATGAACTCGGCCGAAGGGGAGGAGATGTGCCAGGCGGTCGAAAAGGCCGGCGTGGCGAACACCGTTTGGTACAACTACCGTCGCATTCCGGCCGTGACCTTTGCGAAGCAGCTCATCGATGCTGGCAAACTCGGGCGGATCTTTCACTATCGGGCGAACTTTCTGCAGGACTGGACGATCTCGGCCGATTTGCCGCAAGGTGGTCAGGGCTTGTGGCGGCTCGATGCAGCCGCGGCCGGCAGCGGTGTGACGGGCGACCTGCTCGAACACTGCATCGACACCGCGATTTGGCTCAACGGCGGCGTGGCGGATGTCAGTGCGATGACCGAGACGTTCATCAAGGAGCGGAAGCACAATCTCACGGGCAAGGTCGAGTCGGTGGGAATCGATGATGCCTGCGCGTTCCTATGCCACTTCAAAAACAGTTCACTCGGACTGTTCGAATCGACACGGTACGCCCGCGGGCACAAGGCGCTGTACACGTTTGAGATCAATGGCGAGCATGCTTCGATCAAGTGGGATCTGCACGACTTGCACCGCCTGCAGTGGTTCGACCATCGCGACGAGGGGCCGCTGCGTGGGTGGCGGAGCATTCATATCACTGACGGCGACCATCCATATATGAGTCATTGGTGGGTGCCAGGATTGCAGATTGGCTACGAACACTCGTTTGTGCATCAAGTCGCCGACTTTCTCGAAGCGCTGTCCAACAACAAGCCGTGCAGCCCGACGTTCCGTGAGGCGCTAGAAACGCAGAAGATTTGCGATGCCGTGCTAGCCAGCGCGAAGAGCGGGGTCTGGACAGATGTGAAATAG